Sequence from the Metopolophium dirhodum isolate CAU chromosome 2, ASM1992520v1, whole genome shotgun sequence genome:
GGTCGCTAGGCCGGGCAATCCTCTCACATAGTGAATTTTGCAGTTTTGAAATTTTGCAGCACAACATTGTTCGAAGTCTTCTTGGACTGGCCTAAGTTAGCCACCGTAGACTTCCCGTTCTCAACTTCCTCCTTCTCGAGCCGGCTGTAACCCGCCGCTCTCGCTTCACGTGCTTGATTGGTCACTCGCCTGCAGCTTCAGCCGCCTGACGAGCCCTCTCCTCTTCCTCTTTGAGGTTCAGGACCTCCACCGTCTTGTAGAAGATCCTGAACGTCTCCTCTGCATCGCGAAGGGATATTGCCTTCTCCTAAAGATCAACCGGGAGATCCCCGAAGACCGGTTCGCACAGTATATCCTGTACGTCTACAGCCTCTGGGGGCGTCCCATCCGCTCTCGAAGTTCAGTACGATACCTATCCCAGTTGGGGCAGTGGAATATCGTGTGTTCGGCGGTGTCTGATCCAGAGGGGCAATGCTTGCAGCTGGGGCTGGAAGCTCTTGGCAAAGCGGTGGAGGTAATACTGGAAGCATCTGTGCCCAGTGAGTGCTTGAGTCATATATAGTAAGTCCAAGGAGTTATCGGTGTAATCCTGTTATCCCACCTGACTAGGTCTGGTATGAGACGGCGGGTCCAGGAGGCTTTGTCAGTGGCACTCCACTTCGTTTGCCAGTTGGAAATTGTGGTTTTCCTTCCATCTTTCTTGATTTTGGACTTGGAAAGGGGATGAACGCCAAGTAGGGGTCCTCAGACAGCCTGACCTTGATCCTCCGCCTATCTTCAGCCACAATATCTACGGGGGGCATGTCCGCCAGCAGGAAGGCGGCTTCGTTAGAGACCGTTTCTAGGCCCTCATGGCCTTCAGCACAACTTGACGCTGAGGTCTCCTCAGATTCGTCGTGTACTTTGCTGTGGCGCTGACGGACGTAGACCAGATCAGGGCGGCATAGAGGAGCTACTACCGTACCAAGTAGTCTCCTTTTCCACTGGCATGGACCGCTGACGTTAAGCATGAGCTTAGACAGGGCTATGGCCGAGGCGGACGCTTTGCTGGCCACCGTTTTCACGTGCTTCCTGAAGGAGAGCTGTGTGTCCAGGATGACCCTCAAGTACCTTAGGTGTTTGGTAAAGGTGATGGGCTGGCCCGCGATTCTTAGACGAGAGGCCCGAGAGGGGTTGTAGGCCCTCATCCTCTTTGTCAGCATAACGGCTTCGGTCCTGTGGTGGGCAAGCTGTAGTCCACGACCAGCCATCCAACCATTAATCTTCTCGAGCACTGGGTTGACCAGGATCTCGAGAAGCTCGCCCGTCCTGACTACGCCCACGACCGCACCTTAATCTACATCATATGACACGTACCTAGTAGTGCACATGCCTCATATAACTTCATcgcataattgtttttgttattcaataataattagttataatacaatctAAGACAATGTTCTATACAATTCCTTGatacctacatggctatatgactaaacattttaaaattaaaaacgaaatagtttgggttaatatacttattatattataaaccgcCCAGAATATGATGTAgttggtattatttttagtgttaaggattttaaacgaatacaatatgcttatactaattagtaattttcaataatcaatattgatttatattgatattttttttatataatgatattatatcaatttatcattgaattaaaatttaacaccatccattacagtgacccacttgtaaccttctgtacagcagagctgcctgccttttttgttttgaactgtttttttctgtttaaaacgATGTTTGAGTTTTTAACAGTTGAAaacaatgtataaacaatttaatatgtaatttaattatatatgctAATATGCCGTGTGGCGTGTACTAGTATATGTTTGATgtttcactgtttatttattcctttttttgaaatcttaaaagtatgtgaaatgtattttaaatattttctgaatagATGATTTATGTGgacaatgtacattatattatgtatacattaactattaagtaaatataatttaaattgggtaatttattcaataaaacttaaaaaaaaacaaaaattaaaatgtcaaaaacttcttatgtctataaatagatcaaaaacatcaaaatatttagaagttGATAAGTTGatagtatacataaataaattggataaacattgaacattttaagtatctacggttaattgtttttgaattacaacgaaataccaaaagattttttcaaaaattggagTTAgtgaagtattttttatttataggtacctatttatttttaatttttcctgattattaaaaagtacttacttttgagttttgacccTTAAATATCAACTAGATACAATTAGGTACCGCAAACTATCTTTAGTTGGAGATCAAAACATTCTTAGATGTAACGGAGTAATGAATGAATTAATTTCTTTTgacaaaaatgttaaatcaaaaacagtttttgatatagttaattttttttatatatataattagaaaataaataaccataaactagacatttttacaatatatgaatattatgttgtaccttTTACTAGACATGTAAAAAtgccaaaattttaaaaatatttcgtttttatttgtgttatttataaatacttgaaattttgacttttttagGTTTAAGTATGataaaaagtttgtttttaaataaaaaataaaaataaaatacatgaacTCGCATAAGCTGTACTTactgcatttaaaatatatcgaaACTATAAAGTTACCGTTTTTCTTTTATAagggtttaaatatttaaatatttacaaaattcatcaaaaccaCGAATAgtaggaaattattttttaacttaattttaaatttcaatacttAGCCATTAGGACTTAAAAATTTGTTAGTCATAAGTTTATTCACTGCAAGTTTATAAAGACAGATTACTGTCCTATTTCAGaaaatacatgttatatatttttcatgataGTTTTATTTCATTGCTGTTAGTTTCTGAAGGTATCTCTTTTTAAAAGATTTGttccattaaataataatatgataatacaaagaattcaaaatttgttttcaatgattgttatgtattttgtttaaaagcCAAACAGAAactggtaattatttttttttttgttaattttggtGTTACaggtaaagtaaaaaaaatatataataataatataaacttaaaagaaAACACTTAAGTATACatgtttttacaatttgtgCATAACAATATAAGAGTAGCttaacaatttgttcattattaagctagatactatatttttaactagcaaaataaaaattaacattttaagttattgacataaaaaaaatagtcataaaattataactgtgaaaaatatatatcgaGACAGAGTAATAGGCGTAAtacttaagaaatatttttaatacattgattacctatagttaataataaatacatttaaaattaaatgaagatTAACATACTAAATGTTGttgttcttaaataaaaataacaaacgaCAGACAACCGCAACAAATAAAAAGGAAACAAGTATTAGCATAATATGTCAAATACACACttctataatgtaatatgtattaaatattaatattatgagttaaattagttaattgataagttataagtagtaaatttaacaaaataataaaaatgataaaaaaataaaataaaatataataatagtaaaacaaaGTTATTCAAATTTAGTAGTAAGTTTATAAAGCTAAGTTAGCAATGTTGAAATTGAAAACATATTGAAAtactttaatacaataaaaacacaaaatgattgtattaaaatattgaatacagtgtaatattatgtcattgttaaataaaaaaacattcaacTATATGAAAATCAATGATTTATAAGTTACTTGTACAGTTGcacattattatacttttattgaaGTAGAAGATCTGGTATTAAAAAAGTACTTTTAAAGTCAACAAACCTATTGTCACACAGCATCTTAGAAAGATttcattataacaattataaaataaaaataattaaaaatatacaattcaatcaaaattatatcattagatatttatattattctctcAAACTAAAGAGTCAATTATACATTTGGCATACATTCAAATTGTATTGAGTATTGACTATAATTTTATCTTTGGCCAAAGTTTgtaattcatatttcatttaattattgagttttattaaaaactaatataagattttaaaaagaaattatgtttgttataacttataaataatgctTAGATAGCAACTAACTGTTAAGAAAATTCAAAGAAAACCATTAAATAACAATAGAATTTATATAAGAACATATAGGTTTTCACTAAAAGTgtcatatttattcatattatattagaaatatgaTATGATTAAAGAAagcaaacattatattatactctacaaATTATTTCACAAGGTCTAAAATACAGACCTGATAAAAATCACTATCACagaattagttttaataacaaaacgacatttttaaacttaattaggacataaatatataatttatatattttataacagcttataactaaaattatgtaattgttaGAGATTAAtggtttactttttattatttgtcatgaAATTACAGAACTATAATTTAgtaacttaattaataaaataatttttaattgaaactaccaaattaaatcattatttctaacgataggtaattttttttttttttactgtttttgttCGAAGAATGCTGCCATATCTTTTATACAAAATTGAGGTGGTCTATCACTAGTACTATGTGCTCTTTGTCGTATCgaactgtaaaaaaatatattaaaatgttaattactttacaatataatatatacaaatttattttaattcatgtaaaaatatgtactttgaAGTCTGTTTAtctgtttttgttttcaaagtatttttgttattaatttcatcAGAAGAAGTTGTACATCCAATCAACTGATTTACTCTTGATGCAACTAAACCTTTAGTTTCTTTTTTAGCACATTTTTTACGTTCTAAACTTTGTGTATACCATTCTTTTCGTTCAGGATCTATAGATAAAGTATCACGTTCATCATAAGTGATTATCTTTACTAAATGTTTTGGTTGTTTAATggatgtgtttatattatttccagtGCATTCATCTGGAGATTTCAATGTCTTAGCTCTTAGACGTTTAATTATATCATCATCATATTGAATACTTTCTGATGTTTTAAAACGTTCACGGAGAGCTTGCCTACGTTCTTCTTTATAACGGTCAATACGTTCACGTCTTGTAGCATCCATATCAATAGACATTTCAGATTTTTGACAGCTAATTTCTGAGCTTATAAGATTTGGTGATGTTTTTACACGTTCCAAATTTTGATTATCTGTTGGAAAATTAAAAGCATCTAATGAAACTGTACTAGTTACATGCTGACAATTGTTACGTAGTCTTCTATTTTTTATCCATGTAGAACTGTTTTTAGGAGATTTATTAgagtcaaatttatttaatgactcgtgaaaattttttgtattttccttATTtcctaaaacaaatatttgtattaactaCAGAAcagtaataaatgataataaaatacattaaaatatatgaaataattaaattatgatgaaACTGtgtattgaaatacaaaaaggtggataagtggatgtcgctctgctgtacagtaggttacaagtgggtcactgtaatggatggtgttaaatttgaattcaatgatataatatcattgtataagaaaaacgattctgagcgaaaacggtcagtcagcctatgattttaccaagtatatttgatgatattattgtgaataaagtaatttatatataacctatttactcggagccttgttttaaattttcaatctttagccataaaagttaaacattttatacatttttaaccagaaaataattaataaattataaatttgataaatgttgtcaacatttgaactttaaatgcttataaaaaaaaattgtgcatatgtattttcaatatttttcaactgctattagaacgatatatcaggagccttatattaaattttcacgcttttttacccaacaaataaaaatttattgatatttatagaaaaaaaaactaaaaaaattgaaaactgacaatgtccgtagacagctcaaaaagagtcaaaatattttcaacattttatggtgtatagaaaatgctaatataaacattcagtgaaattttcaagtatctacagtcattcgttttttaattacaataaaataagaaaattgttacatgagaaatcgagtaaatatcaaatgttgtaaaaatataaatttcagacgctcataaaaatttaaattaagtttcttctagacattttttttttgataaaggtagacaaacttatgagtaatcttatattacattttcaaatcttagatttaaaaagaaaaatttttatgaattctcatcaaaataatttgctatttttcgtgatttttccgtattttgtcaaaatttgaactttaaacgtgtataaaaaaaaactgtgactaaggatttttaatttttttcatctgcctttgaaacaataacctaggagccttctattaaattttcaagctcttttacccaacaaataaaattttattgatatttatagaaaaaaaatttaaaaaaactgaaaactgacaatgtccgtaaacagttcaaaaaaagtcaaattattttcaaaattgtattgtgtatagaaaatgcaaatataaacaaccagtgaaaatttcatgcatctacggtcatttgttttagagttacaccaataaccaaaatcgattttgttaaaaatcgattttgcgtaaaaattcccgtttttccttaatttttcttttgtttttcacatcgcttttgaaaactactgggaaattaaaattttgacctccccaatgcaccaacgatattcactttcccatcgaacaagatactgaagtcgaaaatcgaagcattatttcgactacttatcgtgtacacagacacaaaaataaaaaaaataaaaaaaaataaaaaaaaaaaataaaaaaaaaaaacacacatcattgtaaaatcaatacattcatcgtttcactcagaatctaaaatgatagttttttgtttattaataataaaatgtattagagTGGAGAACTTATacgtgatataataattattattctttaattaataaaaattactgcaagtgaaaaatatcaagtaataaagtaataatattgtttaaattgggtatttctaaatatttctttacaattttgttttttgttatagtaatagcattaaaaattaattcataatttttgtgTAGGTACAGTTAGTTTATTCTCAATACTCAAtctaaaaagttaatattgtaGTGCCATAAACAAATTGACAACTTttcactaaatatatattattatttattatagtgaaCCTATGagatatgaatattaaatttatagttttgaatttattaaataatgaacacTAATAatgtaagtgtttttttttttaaattctgtaaCATCACTTACCAGTAGAACTTGAATTCTCCATCAAATCTTTTCTCATACGTCTTTCGTGTACTATATCTCttccaatttctgattcaaatTTGCGTCTATTTGAGTCTAATAATAAATCCACTTTATTCTCGGACACTTCCTCAGTAGAAATCACCAAAATGTTTGcactatttgttatattatttatattgtcaatgtgctcaacatttttaattggtaaaattattgtttcaagtctattttgtattaacatttcaGTATCTTCATTTGTAGGTGAAAccaaataatcattattatctaACATGTTTTGATTGTTTGtgatttctttaatttttaaattttcattctcTAAATTATccttaacataaaaaaaaatgttcatgtataaaatatagaataatacactatataatacactgtataattagttaatataagtACCTGTGAAGAAATTGATATTTCACGTTGACTAGAATTACAAGATTCAGGACTAGTAACAACCAATATTTcataatgaatattttcaacAGATTTATCTTTCTCAAAATTTAAGTTATCTATTGAATCAATAGAACTCTTACAGGATGATGGCATTACTTCTTCATAACTAGAATCATCTTgatgaaaaattgaatttttgtgACCCAAACGTTCATAATTGTTACCCATAACAATTTCATACATAGATCCAGTTTTTTTGGGAGAACTATGTGATTcagttaaaattgaaatatctgATTTCACTTTTTCTTCAATTCTATTATTGAAAAAAGATTCACATGGAGCATTATCTCGAacatttcttaattttatttcttgaaaaCTACGCCGGTCATTTgataaacttttatttcttaagTCACCCTGGTAACTTAATCGATTTCGAGGTGTGGTTAAAAGGTTTTCGGTCAAAACATCTGGTACACAAAAGTCAATCACAATTGTCTGGTAACCAGGTGTAGTGTTTTTGTCACTATAACTTTCTTCTGATAATGGACAGTATGAAAGTGTAGGTGTGGTAATAGTAGACAAAGAACCTGTACCAGTTTCATTACTTTCAACATCTGTCATTATTTGATCACATTCTGTATGTATGTCTGCAACAACAGTCATCtaacacaaaaatatgtatggtTTTTTAATCtgaggaaataaaataatattgaaataattacatgTTCTGGAGACTGACTATCAATGAATCGAATATCAGGTGAAGCAAACCGTTCTTCTAAATATGATagcctattattttttgtgtgatCGCTGTCTTTACTTGAATCTGTGGTTTTCTTTTTCTTTGGTGAAGGATCTGCACTTAATGAATCTTCTGCGTGCGCTAATATTGGTAAACGTTTAGCACTACTATTCAACTACaacataaagaaataaaaaaaaaaatcaatcaacTTTTAACATATGAAAGGCAAATAAAAagctttattttcaaatatattatattttatttttagaaaactcAATTTTATAAGacgtttgttatttttacagtTTCGTTTTAAGTTTTATCTGGATATATTATTTCCGTAATTAACAGAAGGTCTACAAAAATCAAATGTCAAACATagtaactttataaaaattatttatttcgagTTATATACTGACTGTTAGAAAAATACtaacattatttcatttttgtgtagtattttttaattatctacatttacagaaaatgtaataactaataaatattgtaatgtaatacatttttaagctatttatttaatacttttagcctatgtaatttgaaaactttaaaaacttaaCCTAAATAAAAtcctttaacattttaattattaattttaaacttacatTATTAGTAGTCACATTCTGTAAGTGTTCCATGCTTGAACGGTTACTAAAAATATGATTGGTATCTTCATCAGAAAATACTCTCATATCAGACTCATCCAAATCAAAGTTAACTTGTAAATCACTtagatctaaaaaaataaagttaggatgaactaatattattcagtaggtgtttagatttttaaaaacaaatacatattattatttatttgtaccttCTTGACTTGGGTGAAGAATAGGTGATGCCAGATCTTCTTGATCAGCAAGTTGATCAAAATAAGAATCATGTGACACAGAACGATTATGACCAATTGAGTTGGAACCACAGAAGCCAGGAGGAGAACATGGAGGTGTCCCCTTAATTTCTCGTAAAGACATTGTTTCACTAACTGACTTGGAAGTCTTAGGTGTGTCTTGAATATTCATACCTTCAGTTATACTCTGACGTACACATTCTTTTGAATCctgaataatttcataattaatttaatttattaataatgacaatttttattttagatacataTTCATAAGAAACCAGCCGGTCCCGTACATTTTATTGcccggcaaccaataattattatagtagctTCAAAACCcgtggcaaccatttataaacaaaaatttccataggaaatctcaaaatccctgtttggaGCACCTTCCGGGGTTGGTCCTCTCCccttttaaattagcctatcttctgccTAGAGGTcttctaatctatctctgtccCACACCCATAAataaaccaattttattttgttacctCTAATATAAGAGTACATTGGCCTATTTTCAAACAAAAGTTCAGAATTTTATCAGTACTTGTATGTTGACtcttttacattattttaacttttatttaagttgagtatgtaaaatattacaattttaaaagataaattgaaatatcttaaaaatacatacattttaatcatagaCAAATAGAGatgattgtaatatataatcttTTTTAGATAGATAATCATCTTTATATTTCTATGGTGGTATGGTACAAACCCAGTTAATATCCTTACTTTTAGTCTGATAATAGGTCAACAATTCATTCTAATATATGAACAACACAAGATTGGTTTTACCTTATACTGAACACAAATTTACTATGTTGGCATGTTGTACAGTTCTAATACAGAGACAACACATAACGTGTGCCATCCTCTTACATAGATAACTCGTTTTCATAAACCACTAACATAAAAgtacttacaaaataaatgtattaacttcaaatttttttaaatatttcttaaaaacgtaatacatttatataaatcttACCATGTATTTAGGTATTAAGTTTGGTTCTGACTTTTTACGAAGTGGCAGAACTCCAAGTGAGATACTACTTCCGCCACGAGTAAACAATGATTTCCATCTTGATGGTGAACGTCTTTTGTTAGTATTACTTCTTCTTGACGGTAAATCGATAACAGTATGATACTTTTCAGGTAAACAAGAAGGACCTCCACCTAAAATgtaaaagataaatattatctatcaattatattacataaatatattttaatttaaactaattttaatttcctTACCAACTTCAATATAATTAGGATCATTTCTTTTTGCAAAAGTTAGAACACGATTTTGAGCTTCTTCGAGGGTTAAAAGTTTTGTTTGAGTAGATATTGCTAAAGATTTAGGTCTAGATTTTTTGGGGGTTCCTAAAAAGAATTAATTgggataaaatttgttttttaattattaacatgtaACTACCTTTGGTAGGCGGCAATTTTGCTCCAACACTAGGAATAGGGCTAAAAATATAGTCTGTATACCGAATTAAAAATTCAGTAACTACAGCTTGAATACCAACACCATGTAAAGCAGCAACACCACTACCATTTTCTAGTTGTTTACTCCTTAACAAGTTAGGTGCCCAAACAATTGCAACATTCCTTGCTGTCATGCCTGTTTGTTCACCAAGAGCAGCCACGTGAGATAAATGTTTCATCAAGTATTCCAACGTTCTAATACaagcaacattttttattgttaataaaggaATAAAGGAAtttccatatttattttataaaaccggttttataagaacatttttgTTGGTCCATagaaatatctatttaaaataagttttacttTACTTACCTAAAATGAGGTGGAGGTAACTTTTGAACTGTTTCTCGCATAAGCTGTAACCTGACTTCAGTAGTTTTCTCTGGTATTGATTGTACAGCATTCACAAATGAATCATAAAGTTGATAAGTGCATAATGGATTTGGTAGttctctaaaatataattttaacaatgagGCCACACTATGTATATCCTGTCTTATTGATTCATCTTCCCACAATGCTGGTACTCTATCTTCATCAAATGTTGACCtaataaatgaacaaattatgttataatataatggataaGAGTTAGTGTTGTTGTTAgttactgtattaattttatggaAGAGTGAAGAAATACAATACATACTCTACATATTCTAACTTTATGAATGGAATATTTAACTTGTAAAATTTCAAGTATagccaaaaattatttttatttatttatgaattgatagaaaaaaactaaaatttaactaaaaatagttttataattttaggtttttAGCTATAGTAAAAAGACCAAAGAAACGTTGCATACAAAAACATACAGTGTCAGTAATATGTCTGCTTTTAAAAGCTTGaaagtattttaaacaaatagttCAATATTGATACAAACCTCAGTCTTTGAATATTGGATGTAACACCAGAAAGTCTATATATTCCATCAACTATTccaaatttttcaataaactcAGCACAGCTAGTTAACACATCAGGTACTAAAATCAAATTTCCACAATTAGTATAACCACTTTATTAAGATTAGACAATATTTATGGAAATAATTAAAGTTGTTTGTTATGAAAATAGTAAAGAGGaatctatgaaaaaaatagtttttcatgTGGATGTTTTGTCTTTACTATATCAGTtactaaaatgataaataatatattaattaaattgtatataaatttattcaaactgtcaaataaataaaaataagctataatattttatttttttaaaataacttcaaTAACAAGGATTATgttacaaagtaaaaataaatgataaataaaatattgtttaccacaaatttaataattaacatttcataagtttttttttctatcaaaaagTATGGtcttcgtattattattttcaataaaataataaatttagaaaaaaaacccttt
This genomic interval carries:
- the LOC132939071 gene encoding GTPase-activating protein CdGAPr isoform X1 yields the protein MGTLQYSSYSKTSLKMPDHTLLSRNSEGRSSGSSVVSNGSMRMATLPVTSIDDGKSRFPKLEECAHFHYEHVELGPLKFDLIEEDEQKFGNVDNDNDCWLTIKVESQNTVWVLRRSYENARTLDHQLHKCVYDRKFSLLPELQPVPSDCENPNEYLKDLISKYCKRLSQIAVGSLINCGPILSWLELDNRGHHLLVADGDHCAINTPAVAAAYSVRKYTAHASDEISFDIGDIISVIDMPSPEESVWWRGKHGFLVGFFPSSCVAVITDKVPRNLYINPHMLSLSEPSKPVLRKHGKLISFFRSFILSRPTRRTLKQSGILKERVFGCDLGEHLLNSGRDLPDVLTSCAEFIEKFGIVDGIYRLSGVTSNIQRLRSTFDEDRVPALWEDESIRQDIHSVASLLKLYFRELPNPLCTYQLYDSFVNAVQSIPEKTTEVRLQLMRETVQKLPPPHFRTLEYLMKHLSHVAALGEQTGMTARNVAIVWAPNLLRSKQLENGSGVAALHGVGIQAVVTEFLIRYTDYIFSPIPSVGAKLPPTKGTPKKSRPKSLAISTQTKLLTLEEAQNRVLTFAKRNDPNYIEVGGGPSCLPEKYHTVIDLPSRRSNTNKRRSPSRWKSLFTRGGSSISLGVLPLRKKSEPNLIPKYMDSKECVRQSITEGMNIQDTPKTSKSVSETMSLREIKGTPPCSPPGFCGSNSIGHNRSVSHDSYFDQLADQEDLASPILHPSQEDLSDLQVNFDLDESDMRVFSDEDTNHIFSNRSSMEHLQNVTTNNLNSSAKRLPILAHAEDSLSADPSPKKKKTTDSSKDSDHTKNNRLSYLEERFASPDIRFIDSQSPEHMTVVADIHTECDQIMTDVESNETGTGSLSTITTPTLSYCPLSEESYSDKNTTPGYQTIVIDFCVPDVLTENLLTTPRNRLSYQGDLRNKSLSNDRRSFQEIKLRNVRDNAPCESFFNNRIEEKVKSDISILTESHSSPKKTGSMYEIVMGNNYERLGHKNSIFHQDDSSYEEVMPSSCKSSIDSIDNLNFEKDKSVENIHYEILVVTSPESCNSSQREISISSQDNLENENLKIKEITNNQNMLDNNDYLVSPTNEDTEMLIQNRLETIILPIKNVEHIDNINNITNSANILVISTEEVSENKVDLLLDSNRRKFESEIGRDIVHERRMRKDLMENSSSTGNKENTKNFHESLNKFDSNKSPKNSSTWIKNRRLRNNCQHVTSTVSLDAFNFPTDNQNLERVKTSPNLISSEISCQKSEMSIDMDATRRERIDRYKEERRQALRERFKTSESIQYDDDIIKRLRAKTLKSPDECTGNNINTSIKQPKHLVKIITYDERDTLSIDPERKEWYTQSLERKKCAKKETKGLVASRVNQLIGCTTSSDEINNKNTLKTKTDKQTSNSIRQRAHSTSDRPPQFCIKDMAAFFEQKQ
- the LOC132939071 gene encoding GTPase-activating protein CdGAPr isoform X2, translated to MPDHTLLSRNSEGRSSGSSVVSNGSMRMATLPVTSIDDGKSRFPKLEECAHFHYEHVELGPLKFDLIEEDEQKFGNVDNDNDCWLTIKVESQNTVWVLRRSYENARTLDHQLHKCVYDRKFSLLPELQPVPSDCENPNEYLKDLISKYCKRLSQIAVGSLINCGPILSWLELDNRGHHLLVADGDHCAINTPAVAAAYSVRKYTAHASDEISFDIGDIISVIDMPSPEESVWWRGKHGFLVGFFPSSCVAVITDKVPRNLYINPHMLSLSEPSKPVLRKHGKLISFFRSFILSRPTRRTLKQSGILKERVFGCDLGEHLLNSGRDLPDVLTSCAEFIEKFGIVDGIYRLSGVTSNIQRLRSTFDEDRVPALWEDESIRQDIHSVASLLKLYFRELPNPLCTYQLYDSFVNAVQSIPEKTTEVRLQLMRETVQKLPPPHFRTLEYLMKHLSHVAALGEQTGMTARNVAIVWAPNLLRSKQLENGSGVAALHGVGIQAVVTEFLIRYTDYIFSPIPSVGAKLPPTKGTPKKSRPKSLAISTQTKLLTLEEAQNRVLTFAKRNDPNYIEVGGGPSCLPEKYHTVIDLPSRRSNTNKRRSPSRWKSLFTRGGSSISLGVLPLRKKSEPNLIPKYMDSKECVRQSITEGMNIQDTPKTSKSVSETMSLREIKGTPPCSPPGFCGSNSIGHNRSVSHDSYFDQLADQEDLASPILHPSQEDLSDLQVNFDLDESDMRVFSDEDTNHIFSNRSSMEHLQNVTTNNLNSSAKRLPILAHAEDSLSADPSPKKKKTTDSSKDSDHTKNNRLSYLEERFASPDIRFIDSQSPEHMTVVADIHTECDQIMTDVESNETGTGSLSTITTPTLSYCPLSEESYSDKNTTPGYQTIVIDFCVPDVLTENLLTTPRNRLSYQGDLRNKSLSNDRRSFQEIKLRNVRDNAPCESFFNNRIEEKVKSDISILTESHSSPKKTGSMYEIVMGNNYERLGHKNSIFHQDDSSYEEVMPSSCKSSIDSIDNLNFEKDKSVENIHYEILVVTSPESCNSSQREISISSQDNLENENLKIKEITNNQNMLDNNDYLVSPTNEDTEMLIQNRLETIILPIKNVEHIDNINNITNSANILVISTEEVSENKVDLLLDSNRRKFESEIGRDIVHERRMRKDLMENSSSTGNKENTKNFHESLNKFDSNKSPKNSSTWIKNRRLRNNCQHVTSTVSLDAFNFPTDNQNLERVKTSPNLISSEISCQKSEMSIDMDATRRERIDRYKEERRQALRERFKTSESIQYDDDIIKRLRAKTLKSPDECTGNNINTSIKQPKHLVKIITYDERDTLSIDPERKEWYTQSLERKKCAKKETKGLVASRVNQLIGCTTSSDEINNKNTLKTKTDKQTSNSIRQRAHSTSDRPPQFCIKDMAAFFEQKQ